From a region of the Campylobacter showae genome:
- a CDS encoding DUF507 family protein has translation MRIKLPHTPYIAHKIAIDLLKSGFVNLTRGVEPVAACAKEILDNDLQKEKALEERVNEVLAENEDDMESMKVDRKNMFWLVKKKLAKEYGVILTYEDRFSNVAHLVLESAWKKGLIDYTVSENRIKNIIYGSIEDYLKTYEILQDVVIDKIDGYKRKLIPGTEEYDIVFERLYEDELRKRGML, from the coding sequence ATGCGTATAAAACTCCCACACACACCCTACATCGCGCACAAAATCGCTATTGATTTATTAAAGTCCGGATTCGTAAATTTAACGCGCGGAGTAGAGCCCGTAGCGGCATGCGCGAAAGAAATTTTAGATAACGATTTACAAAAAGAAAAAGCGCTTGAAGAGCGCGTAAACGAGGTGCTCGCCGAGAACGAAGACGATATGGAGAGCATGAAAGTCGATAGAAAAAATATGTTTTGGCTCGTAAAAAAGAAGCTCGCCAAAGAGTACGGCGTGATCCTAACATACGAAGACCGCTTTAGCAACGTTGCTCACCTCGTGCTAGAAAGCGCTTGGAAAAAAGGACTCATCGACTACACGGTCTCTGAAAACCGTATCAAAAACATCATCTACGGCTCGATCGAAGACTATCTAAAAACGTATGAAATTTTACAAGACGTGGTCATCGACAAGATCGACGGCTACAAGCGCAAGCTAATCCCGGGCACCGAGGAGTACGACATAGTATTTGAGCGGCTCTACGAGGACGAACTAAGAAAACGAGGCATGCTGTGA
- a CDS encoding response regulator transcription factor, with amino-acid sequence MKNFKELTLLLVEDEDSIRESMQEVFGGVFQKVISASNGDEGLKKFKKFSPDIVIADIMMPIMDGLEMSRQIKEFSKNTPVVILSAYSEKEKLLKAIDVGIDKYVIKPIDMDELFVVLEQIVKTKIIGADIIDISGGYSFNQTKKVLVKNGVEIALTKKELAFISLLVKRIGTLVLTEEIRNVVWFGEKVNDPAVRTFIKRIRDKVGAGLIKNSPGLGYKIELKK; translated from the coding sequence ATGAAAAATTTTAAAGAGCTAACGCTGCTGCTAGTCGAGGACGAGGATAGCATAAGGGAGTCTATGCAAGAGGTTTTTGGCGGCGTATTTCAAAAGGTCATTTCGGCCTCAAACGGCGACGAAGGACTTAAGAAATTTAAAAAATTTAGCCCCGATATCGTGATAGCCGACATCATGATGCCTATCATGGACGGACTTGAGATGTCAAGGCAGATAAAAGAATTCTCAAAAAACACGCCCGTAGTGATACTAAGCGCGTATAGCGAAAAGGAAAAACTACTAAAAGCTATCGACGTTGGTATCGATAAATACGTCATCAAGCCTATCGATATGGACGAGCTTTTCGTCGTGCTGGAGCAGATCGTAAAAACTAAAATCATAGGCGCCGATATCATCGATATTTCGGGCGGATATTCGTTTAATCAAACCAAAAAAGTGCTAGTAAAAAACGGCGTAGAGATCGCGCTAACCAAAAAAGAGCTGGCCTTTATCTCGCTTTTAGTTAAACGCATCGGCACGCTCGTTTTAACCGAGGAGATCAGAAACGTGGTGTGGTTTGGCGAAAAGGTAAACGATCCGGCCGTTAGGACGTTTATCAAGCGAATACGCGATAAAGTGGGCGCCGGTCTCATCAAAAACTCGCCGGGCCTTGGCTATAAAATCGAGCTTAAAAAGTAA
- a CDS encoding ATP phosphoribosyltransferase regulatory subunit, which produces MSEFDASVYEHEIPSGTRLYFGQSAKLKRKIERAASEILEKNGFHEIVTPFFSYHQHLSVQPTALVRFSDHENHQISLRADSTVDVVRIVLRRLKDTEPKRWFYIQPVFKYPSTEIYQIGAELIGESDLATSVKIAKELFESFDLAPVLQISHIAIPQIVCRLLNLPISIFEHGEIEKILNQNEEWLKRLAFVNTVGDIDEILPLVPNEIKTALLEIKELAQAVKYENLRIVPLYYSKMRYYDKLFFRFLGGNAVLSGGGNYEIEGIKSSGFGVYTDALIENLDQKERV; this is translated from the coding sequence GTGAGCGAATTTGACGCGAGCGTTTACGAGCACGAGATACCAAGCGGCACGAGGCTGTATTTCGGACAAAGCGCTAAACTAAAAAGAAAGATCGAGCGCGCGGCGAGCGAAATTTTGGAGAAAAACGGATTTCACGAGATCGTGACGCCATTTTTTTCATATCATCAGCACCTAAGCGTGCAGCCCACGGCTCTGGTGCGCTTTAGCGATCACGAAAATCACCAAATCAGCCTGCGCGCCGATAGCACCGTGGATGTCGTTCGCATCGTGCTTAGACGCCTAAAAGACACTGAGCCTAAACGCTGGTTTTACATCCAGCCGGTTTTTAAGTATCCTAGCACCGAAATTTATCAAATCGGCGCCGAGCTGATCGGCGAGAGCGATCTGGCTACTAGCGTCAAGATCGCAAAGGAGCTTTTTGAGTCGTTTGACCTCGCGCCCGTGCTGCAAATCAGCCACATCGCGATCCCGCAGATCGTGTGTAGGCTTTTAAATTTACCTATTTCGATATTTGAGCACGGCGAGATCGAAAAAATCCTAAATCAAAACGAAGAGTGGTTAAAAAGGCTGGCTTTCGTAAATACGGTGGGCGACATCGACGAGATTTTGCCGCTAGTACCGAACGAGATAAAAACCGCGTTGCTTGAGATAAAAGAGCTAGCCCAAGCGGTAAAATATGAAAATTTAAGAATTGTTCCGTTATATTACTCAAAGATGAGGTATTATGACAAGCTGTTTTTTAGATTTTTAGGCGGCAACGCCGTGCTAAGCGGCGGCGGCAACTACGAGATAGAGGGCATCAAAAGCAGCGGATTTGGCGTATATACCGACGCGTTAATCGAAAATTTAGATCAAAAGGAGAGAGTATGA
- the ccoN gene encoding cytochrome-c oxidase, cbb3-type subunit I: protein MRLDRALSYDYTVAKYFMFATILFGIVGMGIGVLIAFQMAYPDLNYLAGEYGTFSRLRPLHTAGVIFGFMLSGVFATWYYIGQRVLKVSMSESPFLMTVGKLHFWVYMLVMAGGVFSLFAGVSTSKEYAELEWPLDIGVVVLWVLWGVSIFGLIGIRRERTLYISVWYFIATFLGIAMLYLFNNMAVPTRLVSGYGNWWHSVSMYAGANDALVQWWYGHNAVAFVFTVPIIAQIYYFLPKESGQPIFSYKLSIFSFWSLMFLYLWAGGHHLIYSAVPDWMQTMGSVFSVVLILPSWGSAINMLLTMRGEWQQLRENPLIKFMILGSTFYMFSTLEGPILAIKSVNALAHFTDWVPGHVHDGTLGWVGFMTMAALYHMTPRVFKREIYSKSLMETQFWIQTIGIVLYFSSMWIAGITQGMMWRATDEYGNLAYSFIDTVINIVPYYWIRAVGGLLYLLGFFIFVYNIYKSFGAKALEKEPLSASPAGVKEVANV from the coding sequence ATGCGACTAGACAGGGCGCTAAGCTACGACTACACGGTCGCCAAGTATTTTATGTTCGCGACGATACTGTTTGGGATAGTCGGCATGGGCATAGGCGTGCTAATAGCCTTTCAGATGGCATATCCTGATCTAAACTATCTCGCGGGCGAATACGGCACCTTTAGCCGCCTAAGACCGTTGCACACGGCAGGCGTGATATTTGGATTTATGCTCTCTGGCGTATTTGCTACGTGGTACTACATCGGACAGAGGGTTTTAAAGGTCTCGATGAGCGAGTCACCGTTTTTGATGACGGTAGGCAAGCTGCACTTTTGGGTATATATGCTAGTGATGGCCGGCGGCGTGTTTAGTCTCTTTGCCGGCGTTAGTACGTCAAAAGAATACGCCGAGCTAGAGTGGCCGCTAGATATCGGCGTGGTCGTGCTTTGGGTGCTTTGGGGCGTTAGTATATTCGGCCTTATCGGTATCCGCCGCGAGAGGACGCTTTATATCTCGGTTTGGTATTTTATCGCGACGTTTCTGGGTATCGCGATGCTTTATTTGTTTAACAACATGGCTGTGCCGACTAGGCTGGTTTCAGGATATGGCAACTGGTGGCACTCGGTCTCGATGTATGCCGGAGCTAACGACGCGCTAGTTCAGTGGTGGTACGGGCATAACGCCGTGGCGTTTGTGTTTACCGTGCCGATAATCGCTCAAATTTACTATTTCCTCCCTAAAGAGAGCGGTCAGCCGATATTTTCTTACAAGCTTTCGATTTTCTCGTTTTGGAGCCTCATGTTCCTTTATCTTTGGGCGGGCGGACACCATCTGATCTACTCTGCGGTGCCTGACTGGATGCAGACGATGGGTTCTGTGTTTTCGGTGGTTTTGATACTGCCGTCTTGGGGATCTGCAATAAATATGCTTCTAACGATGCGCGGCGAGTGGCAGCAGCTTAGAGAAAATCCGCTTATCAAATTTATGATTTTAGGCTCGACGTTTTATATGTTTTCTACCCTTGAAGGGCCGATTTTAGCGATCAAGTCCGTAAATGCTCTAGCGCACTTTACCGACTGGGTGCCCGGACACGTGCACGACGGTACGCTAGGCTGGGTCGGCTTCATGACGATGGCGGCGCTTTATCACATGACGCCTCGCGTATTTAAACGCGAAATTTACTCAAAATCCTTGATGGAAACTCAGTTTTGGATACAGACTATCGGCATAGTACTTTACTTTTCGTCGATGTGGATCGCGGGCATCACTCAGGGTATGATGTGGCGCGCTACCGACGAATACGGAAATTTAGCCTACTCGTTTATCGATACGGTGATAAACATAGTGCCGTACTACTGGATCAGGGCTGTGGGCGGACTGCTTTATCTGCTTGGATTTTTTATATTTGTTTATAATATCTACAAGAGTTTTGGCGCCAAAGCGCTAGAAAAAGAGCCGCTAAGCGCGAGTCCTGCTGGCGTAAAGGAGGTTGCTAATGTTTAG
- a CDS encoding cytochrome c oxidase, cbb3-type, CcoQ subunit, translated as MDAQTLRDIQGYGAFIFLAVCAALLYGYYFHLYKSEKSGRRNYERYSDLALKDGIDEEILESASIEQNAKKEK; from the coding sequence ATGGATGCGCAGACTCTAAGAGATATCCAAGGATACGGAGCTTTTATCTTTCTAGCCGTGTGCGCCGCGCTTCTTTACGGATACTATTTTCATCTTTATAAATCCGAAAAGAGCGGCAGGCGAAACTACGAAAGATACTCCGACCTCGCCCTAAAAGACGGTATCGACGAGGAAATTTTAGAGTCTGCGTCCATAGAGCAAAACGCTAAAAAGGAAAAATAA
- a CDS encoding MotE family protein, with protein MKKILILLTLNLCVWGANDVNAQSPAQSGFKIPVDCVSIFETRKDELKRELAKIDEARQALEAFRASSAALFEERNAKLAVKEAEMNATLARAQEEKKQTEQLLKKNEEIVKELKAMTSDKVGEAYGKMKDQAAADVLSAMDRVDAASIMYSLSPKKISAIMAKMEPTAASEITLLIKQGPPFIKAEKNVTQEIFPTSPDGPAGNLLNL; from the coding sequence TTGAAAAAAATTTTGATTTTACTAACTTTAAATTTATGCGTTTGGGGCGCAAACGACGTAAACGCTCAAAGCCCGGCGCAAAGCGGCTTTAAGATCCCGGTGGACTGCGTTTCGATCTTTGAAACCAGAAAAGACGAGCTAAAAAGAGAGCTTGCTAAAATAGACGAAGCAAGGCAGGCTTTGGAGGCTTTTCGTGCTAGTTCGGCGGCGCTTTTTGAGGAGCGAAACGCCAAGCTAGCCGTCAAAGAGGCCGAGATGAACGCAACTCTAGCCCGCGCGCAAGAGGAAAAAAAGCAAACCGAGCAGCTGCTAAAGAAAAACGAGGAAATCGTAAAAGAGCTAAAAGCGATGACTAGCGACAAGGTCGGCGAGGCTTACGGCAAGATGAAAGACCAAGCCGCCGCCGACGTGCTAAGCGCGATGGATAGGGTGGATGCGGCTAGTATCATGTACTCGCTAAGCCCTAAAAAAATCTCCGCGATAATGGCAAAAATGGAGCCTACCGCAGCGTCTGAAATCACGCTTTTAATCAAACAAGGCCCGCCATTTATAAAAGCCGAAAAAAACGTAACGCAGGAAATCTTTCCGACTTCGCCCGACGGCCCGGCGGGAAATTTGCTAAATTTATAA
- the carA gene encoding glutamine-hydrolyzing carbamoyl-phosphate synthase small subunit: MRAYIYLENGVFLQAKAFGASGTASGEMVFNTSLTGYQEIMSDPSYAGQFIVFTMPEIGIVGVNENDMESAKIHASGVLMRDFNSTPSNFRSQKSLEEFFKEQGKFGVYDIDTRFLTKMLRDNGALHAVISTEISDEKELKKLLENSPKISEINYVAKVSTEQIYAHKKGAWDHASKAYSALKSNGKKIAVIDYGVKRNILNELCETGLETQIYPHDIEADELIAKFNKGEINGVFLSNGPGEPKALKNEIAQIKKLIEARVPIFGICLGHQLLSNAFGFETYKLKFGQHGANHPVLNLQTKAVEITAQNHNYNVPEDIAQVAHITHRNLFDGTIEGVRYKDYPVFSVQHHPEASGGPSESKYIFKQFLEIL, translated from the coding sequence GTGAGAGCTTATATCTACCTTGAAAACGGCGTTTTTTTACAGGCGAAGGCCTTTGGCGCGAGCGGTACGGCTAGCGGAGAAATGGTCTTTAACACGAGTCTAACGGGCTATCAAGAGATCATGAGTGATCCTAGCTACGCGGGTCAGTTTATCGTCTTTACTATGCCAGAAATCGGCATAGTAGGCGTAAACGAAAACGATATGGAGAGCGCCAAAATCCACGCTAGCGGCGTTTTGATGAGGGATTTTAACTCTACGCCGTCAAATTTCCGCTCGCAAAAAAGCTTGGAAGAATTTTTTAAAGAGCAAGGGAAATTCGGCGTTTACGATATCGACACGAGATTTTTAACCAAGATGCTACGAGATAACGGCGCGCTACACGCTGTGATCTCGACTGAAATTTCAGACGAAAAAGAGCTAAAAAAACTACTCGAAAACTCGCCCAAAATTTCAGAGATAAACTACGTCGCAAAGGTGAGCACGGAGCAAATTTACGCTCACAAAAAGGGCGCCTGGGATCACGCGAGCAAAGCCTACTCCGCGCTAAAATCAAACGGCAAAAAGATCGCCGTCATCGACTACGGCGTGAAGCGAAACATCCTAAACGAGCTTTGCGAAACCGGCCTTGAGACGCAAATTTATCCGCACGACATCGAGGCAGACGAGCTCATCGCTAAATTTAACAAAGGCGAGATAAACGGCGTGTTTCTCTCAAACGGCCCGGGCGAACCAAAAGCCCTAAAAAACGAGATCGCGCAGATAAAAAAACTGATCGAGGCGAGGGTGCCGATTTTTGGCATTTGCCTAGGTCATCAGCTGCTTAGCAATGCATTTGGCTTTGAGACGTACAAGCTAAAATTCGGTCAGCACGGCGCAAATCATCCGGTTTTAAATTTGCAAACCAAAGCAGTCGAGATAACGGCGCAAAACCACAACTACAACGTTCCCGAGGATATCGCGCAGGTCGCCCATATCACGCATAGAAATCTTTTCGACGGTACGATCGAGGGCGTGAGATACAAGGATTATCCGGTATTTTCGGTGCAGCATCACCCCGAGGCTAGCGGCGGACCGAGCGAGAGCAAATATATCTTTAAACAATTTTTAGAAATTTTATAG
- the ccoO gene encoding cytochrome-c oxidase, cbb3-type subunit II, which produces MFSWLEKNPFFFAVMVFIFIAYAGVIEILPDFANRARPLEGTKPPTVLQLAGKHVYMKDSCNACHTQQIRPFKAETDRYGMYSLSGEYAFDRPHLWGSKRTGPDLWRVGNYRTTDWHENHMKEPTSVVPGSIMPAYKHHFSNNADIETAYGEAVTTKKVFGVPYDVEGMPRLGTYEEAQAAAKEEAAAIVEEMKDEEVKKAFERGEIREIVALIAYLNSLK; this is translated from the coding sequence ATGTTTAGTTGGTTAGAGAAAAATCCCTTCTTTTTCGCGGTTATGGTTTTTATATTTATCGCCTATGCGGGCGTGATCGAGATTTTGCCTGATTTTGCCAACAGAGCTAGGCCGCTTGAGGGCACCAAGCCGCCGACGGTTTTGCAGCTTGCGGGCAAACACGTGTATATGAAAGATAGCTGTAACGCCTGCCATACGCAGCAAATTCGCCCTTTTAAGGCCGAGACCGATAGATACGGCATGTATTCGCTTAGCGGCGAGTATGCGTTTGATCGTCCACATCTTTGGGGATCAAAGAGGACTGGCCCCGACCTTTGGCGCGTGGGTAACTATCGCACCACCGACTGGCACGAAAATCACATGAAAGAGCCGACCTCCGTGGTGCCTGGTTCTATAATGCCCGCCTACAAGCATCACTTTAGCAACAACGCCGACATCGAGACGGCATACGGCGAGGCTGTAACGACGAAAAAGGTATTCGGCGTACCGTACGACGTAGAGGGTATGCCAAGACTTGGTACCTACGAGGAAGCGCAAGCAGCCGCCAAAGAAGAAGCCGCCGCTATAGTTGAAGAGATGAAGGACGAAGAGGTCAAAAAGGCCTTTGAACGCGGAGAGATCCGCGAGATAGTGGCGCTCATCGCCTATCTAAATAGCTTAAAATAG
- a CDS encoding flagellar export protein FliJ, whose product MKSKFTQIVNIKKRNLDKIELNLARTRNEVAMIEGFIAQAAEQISKFEMPSSGSATDLRGSLELLGAMRREKNLLTERLELMKKSIAHLERQHKAANLEYEKMKYLQTQDFSAQIEKIKKAEAAALDEFATMNFTRQKEAKA is encoded by the coding sequence ATGAAAAGCAAATTTACGCAAATCGTAAATATAAAAAAGCGAAATTTAGACAAAATCGAGCTAAATTTAGCAAGAACCAGAAACGAAGTGGCGATGATAGAGGGCTTCATAGCGCAGGCCGCCGAGCAAATTTCAAAATTTGAAATGCCCTCTAGCGGCTCTGCGACCGATTTGCGCGGATCGCTGGAGCTTCTTGGCGCGATGCGGCGAGAAAAAAATCTGCTAACCGAGCGGCTCGAGCTAATGAAAAAAAGCATCGCGCACCTCGAGCGGCAGCACAAGGCGGCAAATTTGGAGTACGAAAAGATGAAATACCTGCAAACGCAGGACTTTAGCGCGCAAATAGAAAAGATAAAAAAAGCCGAAGCGGCGGCTCTGGACGAGTTTGCGACGATGAATTTTACTAGGCAAAAAGAGGCGAAAGCTTGA
- a CDS encoding adenylosuccinate synthase, whose product MSKADVIVGVQWGDEGKGKIVDLLSGGYDMVCRCQGGHNAGHTIVVEGKKIALHQVPSGILHKNIINIIGNGVVLCPAAIIEELKQFGDVLGRLFISDKAHLNLPYHAQIDQAKEKAKGAHAIGTTGKGIGPAYSDKISRSGHRVGELKNPEKLCDAILADFAANKAFLDVLGVKAPAREELLNELKSYEAALGKFIVDTTHMVWEAIDADKKILLEGAQGTLLDIDHGTYPFVTSSNTVTAGSCSGIGLSPKNVGEVIGIIKAYTTRVGNGAFPTEDMGEDGEKIRDIGREYGATTGRPRRTGWFDAVGVRYAARLDGVDKFALMKLDVLDGFKKVKICKAYEKNGKIIEYFPSDLEGVKPVYEELEGWDKVEGARKFEDLPANAKAFIKRIEEITGVKVGIVSTSPEREDTIVR is encoded by the coding sequence ATGAGCAAGGCTGACGTGATAGTGGGCGTGCAGTGGGGAGACGAAGGCAAGGGCAAGATCGTAGATCTGCTAAGCGGCGGCTACGATATGGTGTGCAGGTGTCAAGGCGGGCACAACGCGGGCCACACGATCGTCGTAGAGGGCAAGAAAATCGCGCTGCATCAGGTTCCATCGGGCATACTTCATAAAAATATAATCAACATCATTGGCAACGGCGTCGTGCTCTGTCCAGCCGCGATAATCGAGGAGTTAAAGCAGTTTGGAGACGTTTTAGGACGGCTGTTTATCAGCGACAAGGCGCATTTAAATTTGCCTTATCACGCGCAAATCGACCAAGCCAAAGAAAAGGCCAAAGGCGCACACGCCATCGGCACGACGGGCAAGGGCATAGGGCCTGCATATAGCGACAAAATCAGCCGCAGCGGACACCGCGTAGGGGAGCTAAAAAATCCCGAGAAACTTTGCGACGCGATTCTGGCCGATTTTGCGGCAAATAAGGCATTTTTAGACGTTTTGGGCGTCAAAGCGCCTGCGCGCGAGGAGCTTTTAAATGAGCTAAAGAGCTACGAGGCGGCGCTGGGTAAATTTATCGTAGATACCACGCACATGGTGTGGGAAGCCATAGACGCAGATAAGAAAATTTTACTCGAAGGAGCACAGGGCACGCTGCTAGACATCGATCACGGCACGTATCCTTTCGTAACTAGCTCAAACACCGTAACAGCAGGTAGCTGCAGCGGTATCGGGCTAAGTCCTAAAAACGTCGGCGAGGTAATCGGCATCATCAAGGCCTATACGACCAGAGTCGGTAACGGCGCATTTCCGACCGAGGATATGGGCGAGGACGGCGAAAAGATACGCGATATCGGACGCGAATACGGCGCTACGACTGGCAGGCCGCGCCGCACGGGCTGGTTTGACGCAGTCGGCGTGAGATACGCGGCGAGACTTGACGGCGTGGATAAATTTGCGCTGATGAAGCTTGACGTTTTAGACGGTTTTAAAAAGGTAAAAATCTGCAAAGCCTACGAGAAAAACGGCAAGATAATCGAGTATTTCCCAAGCGATCTAGAGGGCGTAAAGCCGGTCTACGAGGAGCTTGAGGGCTGGGATAAGGTAGAAGGGGCGCGTAAATTTGAGGACTTGCCCGCAAATGCAAAGGCCTTTATCAAGCGCATCGAGGAGATCACGGGCGTAAAAGTCGGCATCGTTTCCACGAGCCCGGAGCGCGAAGACACGATAGTTCGTTAA
- a CDS encoding sulfite exporter TauE/SafE family protein, with protein sequence MSGAEFVSILSVAALSSVGHCAGMCGGFAILLARFLSGKGKIFSAAMIAGYNLARICAYMLLGFIFGSFGGVFTLSLAARGYLFFAVGVFMAVLGVALVRRGTLLNFIEKNAFLSKILNEKMKAAIAKNSVPGFLALGFLNGLLPCGVVYYFLALAVASGSGAKGAAIAATFGVVSFFAMSFYALVLKAVSEKFKKHALNLSGAAIIIYGIYLAFIGFTASNG encoded by the coding sequence ATGAGCGGCGCGGAGTTTGTTTCGATTTTGAGCGTCGCGGCGCTTAGCTCGGTGGGCCACTGCGCGGGTATGTGCGGCGGTTTTGCTATATTGCTCGCGCGGTTTTTGAGCGGCAAAGGTAAAATTTTTAGCGCGGCGATGATAGCGGGGTACAACCTGGCTAGAATTTGCGCTTATATGCTACTTGGCTTTATTTTCGGGTCGTTTGGCGGCGTATTTACGCTATCTCTTGCGGCGCGAGGCTACTTGTTCTTTGCCGTCGGCGTTTTTATGGCGGTTTTGGGCGTGGCGCTCGTTAGACGCGGGACACTGTTAAATTTTATCGAGAAAAACGCATTTTTATCCAAAATTTTAAACGAAAAAATGAAAGCTGCGATCGCTAAAAATAGCGTGCCGGGGTTTTTAGCGCTCGGGTTTTTAAACGGGCTGCTGCCGTGCGGAGTGGTTTATTATTTTTTAGCTTTAGCAGTAGCTAGCGGCAGCGGGGCAAAGGGCGCAGCCATCGCCGCGACTTTTGGCGTGGTTAGCTTTTTTGCGATGAGTTTTTACGCGCTGGTTTTAAAGGCCGTGAGCGAAAAATTTAAAAAACATGCACTAAATTTAAGCGGCGCAGCGATAATAATTTACGGAATTTACCTGGCTTTTATAGGATTTACGGCGAGCAATGGATAA
- a CDS encoding PAS domain-containing sensor histidine kinase translates to MDKIKARFRQYQEAIEASNIVSKTDTNGTITFVNDEFCKMSGFTHEELIGANHNIVRHPEVPKDVYARLWETILAKKVHKGTIRNRTKDGRDVYLNTTIIPILNLSGQIEEFLAIRHDVTDVINLNNELEKTKKELLNLNENLENRVAEQTAKLVNLNQNLENLVKAEIKKNEEKTKMLFLQSRLASMGEMIANIAHQWRQPLNELSITLFKLKESVKSNEKFEAGYEHAKRVIKGMSQTIEDFRNFFSVEREKEVFLPSAAVENALKMVQGTYEKEGVDVNLELKSEGQIYGFESQLCQAVIILLSNAKDALANKKNDKKVTLSLETKDKFVIIRVTDNAGGIKDEIMDKIFEPYFTTKHPSAGTGIGLYMLKSIAKNHGGSAGAKNVKFGAEFEIKLPLKDEK, encoded by the coding sequence ATGGATAAGATCAAAGCAAGATTCAGGCAGTATCAAGAGGCTATCGAGGCTAGTAACATCGTCTCAAAGACCGACACCAACGGCACTATCACCTTCGTAAACGACGAGTTTTGTAAGATGTCGGGCTTTACGCACGAGGAGCTAATCGGCGCAAATCACAACATCGTGCGCCATCCCGAGGTGCCAAAGGATGTTTACGCGCGGCTTTGGGAGACGATTTTGGCCAAAAAAGTGCACAAAGGCACGATAAGAAACCGCACCAAAGACGGTCGTGACGTCTATCTAAACACGACCATCATCCCGATTTTAAATTTAAGCGGGCAGATCGAAGAGTTTCTTGCGATCAGGCATGACGTGACGGACGTGATAAATTTAAACAACGAGCTTGAAAAGACGAAAAAAGAGCTGTTAAATTTAAACGAAAATCTCGAAAACAGAGTCGCCGAGCAGACGGCCAAGCTCGTAAATTTAAACCAAAATCTAGAAAATTTGGTGAAAGCCGAGATCAAGAAAAACGAGGAAAAGACCAAAATGCTCTTTTTGCAGTCGCGTCTAGCCTCGATGGGCGAGATGATCGCAAACATCGCTCATCAGTGGCGCCAACCGCTAAACGAGCTTAGTATCACGCTTTTTAAACTAAAAGAGAGCGTGAAGTCAAACGAGAAATTCGAGGCCGGCTACGAGCACGCAAAGCGCGTGATAAAGGGTATGTCGCAGACGATCGAGGATTTTAGAAACTTTTTTAGCGTCGAGCGCGAGAAGGAGGTTTTTTTGCCATCGGCTGCGGTAGAAAACGCGCTAAAGATGGTGCAAGGAACCTACGAAAAAGAGGGTGTAGACGTAAATTTGGAGCTAAAAAGCGAGGGTCAAATTTACGGATTTGAGTCGCAGCTTTGTCAGGCCGTGATTATCCTGCTTTCTAACGCCAAAGATGCACTGGCAAATAAAAAAAACGATAAAAAAGTAACGCTAAGCTTAGAAACAAAGGATAAATTCGTTATCATAAGAGTAACGGATAACGCCGGCGGTATAAAAGACGAGATAATGGACAAGATTTTTGAGCCGTATTTCACCACGAAGCACCCGAGCGCGGGTACGGGCATCGGTCTATATATGTTAAAAAGCATAGCCAAAAATCACGGCGGAAGTGCCGGCGCTAAAAACGTAAAATTTGGAGCGGAATTTGAGATAAAGCTGCCGCTAAAGGATGAAAAATGA